Genomic DNA from Anabaena sphaerica FACHB-251:
GAAGTGCTGATCTTGCTTTCATCCAACTGATAATCAAAAAAATAATTTCCTGGTTGTAAAATCCAAATTAATATTAAAAATTTTAACAGTTTATTTTTAATAAAATACAGCAGATTTCAGATTAATGAAGTACAGAATCGCAATTCAAAGCCAGACAGTAAACCAGTTTTACTCCTGACTACTGATAGCGTAGCGTGGCGTAAGCCATATTCTGCTGTATTAGCAATAGGGGAAAGAAAGAAACTGTTTTTCTTCCCCTACACCCTTGTTTTATAATTTAACCTGTGCCAAATGACTGCGGGGGTTGTAAGTACGGATAGCCCGGAGTTTCTCATAATATTCTCGCTCCTGTGGGGTGAGGTCTTTTGGGGGTGCGATCGCTACCTTCACCATCTGATCACCACGTCCACCCTTAGCTAGAGGCCAACCCTTACCACGTAAGCGCAGAGACTGACCAGAACGGACTCCCGCAGGTAGCTTAACATTGACATTACCATCCGGTGTGGGTACATCAATAGCAGCACCCAGGGTAGCTTCATCCGGGGTAATTAGCACTTCACAAACGAGATTATCACCCTCTATTTGGAAAAAAGAATGGGGTTGTAGTTCTATCTTTAAATACAAATCTCCCCGTTGTTGAGTCATGGGGTTAACTTGACCTTTGCCCCGCACCCGCAGACGAGTACCAGTTTTTGCACCTGCGGGGATGCGAACATCAATGGTTTCGTTACCCAAATTGAAGCGTTTTTGAACCCCAGCGAATGCTTCTGCAAAAGTTAAGCTAATTACAGCTTCGCTATCTTGGGCTGCACCAGCACCAGCATCTTGAAAACCAAAATCATTAAAACCGCCATAACCTGCACCTGGTCTACCTGTGGAGGTGCGATAAGAGTAACCTTGTCTGCCAGTACGGGGTCCTGCACTACCAAATAAATCATTGATAAAATCATTAAAGCTGCCGTATTGACTGAAGTCAAA
This window encodes:
- a CDS encoding DnaJ C-terminal domain-containing protein, which encodes MAATDFKDYYSILGISKTASPEEIKQAFRKLARKFHPDVNPGNKQAEAKFKEVNEAYEVLSDPDKRKKYDQYGQYWKQVGEGFPGGGAAGADMGGFDFSQYGSFNDFINDLFGSAGPRTGRQGYSYRTSTGRPGAGYGGFNDFGFQDAGAGAAQDSEAVISLTFAEAFAGVQKRFNLGNETIDVRIPAGAKTGTRLRVRGKGQVNPMTQQRGDLYLKIELQPHSFFQIEGDNLVCEVLITPDEATLGAAIDVPTPDGNVNVKLPAGVRSGQSLRLRGKGWPLAKGGRGDQMVKVAIAPPKDLTPQEREYYEKLRAIRTYNPRSHLAQVKL